ACTGCAGGCCGACATTGCCGGCGGCGATGGTCAGGGCGACCACGTCATGCCGTTCATCGGCAAAGGCCATCAGCAGGGCCAGGGCGTCGTCCACACCGGGGTCGGTGTCGATCAACAGGGGGATCTTGTGGGTCATCGTTGCCGTCTTCAGATCGGCAACGAAGTGTGGACCGGGATGATGACCGTTGCAAGTACGGGGGTTGGGGGTTCTGGCAGGGCTGCGCCCTGCACCCGCCGAAGCGGTAGTGCCGGCCGCTGGCCGGCAACTTCAACAGCAACGTCAAAAGCAGGCTATCCGTGGGATGGCGGGGTGGGTCCGATGGCGGGGGACGGCGTGAATACATCCATGTAGCCTCGGTCGCGCCATCCATGGCGCTCACGCCCCCGCCACCGGACCCACCCCGCCTTCGACAATTTCCCGCGGTCTGTCGGGACGGCGTTCTGCTCTGAACGGCGTTCTGCTCTGGTAGGTGTCGACCTTGGTCGACACATCCACGCAATGCGTGGAGGAACATGTAAATGATCGAAGCGGCTCTCTGTAGAGTCGAGCCGTGCTCGACTCACGCGCGCAGCGCGAAAAGCAGCCGAGCGTGAGCTCGGCTCTACAGTAGATCCACGCCATGCGTGAATGTGTCGACCAAGGACCACACCCACCAAGGCGGCATTACGCCGAGGCGTAACGCACGGCGGTGCCGATCCAGCGCTGCACCACGCGATCGGCCAACGCGGGCTGCTGGTCCAGCAGTCGCTCGGCCAGCGCGTGGACGCCGGGCAGCAGCCCGGCATCGCGGGCCAGGTCGGCGATGCGGAAACCGGCCAGGCCGGTCTGGCGGGTGCCGAGCAGTTCGCCGGGGCCACGCAGTTCCAGATCCTTCTCGGCGATGACGAAACCATCGTTGGTTTCGCGCATGGTCTGCAGGCGCTCGCGCGCCATCTGCGAAAGCGGCGCCTGGTACAGCAGCACGCAGCGCGATACCGCCGAACCACGACCGACGCGGCCGCGCAGCTGGTGCAGCTGGGCCAAGCCGAGGCGCTCGGCGTTCTCGATCACCATCAGCGAGGCGTTCGGCACATCCACGCCCACTTCAATCACGGTGGTCGCCACCAGCAGGTCGATCTCACCGGCCTTGAACGCCACCATCGTCGCCAGCTTCTCGGCGGCCTTCAGGCGACCATGCACCAGCCCGACGCGCACGCCCGGCAGCAGCGCCTGCAGCGATTCGTAGGTGGCCTGCGCGGGGGTGGCATCCAGTTCTTCGCTTTCCTCGATGAGCGTGCACACCCAGTACACCTGCCGCCCTTCCTCGCAGGCCAGCGCGATGCGCTCGATCAGTTCCGGGCGACGGTCATTGTTGAGGGCGACGGTCTGCACCGGCGTGCGCCCCGGCGGCAGTTCGTCGATGGCCGACACGTCCAGGTCCGCGTATTCGGACATCGCCAGCGTGCGTGGAATCGGCGTGGCGGTCATCACCAGCTGGTGCGGCACGTTGTGCGCGCCCGCGCCCTTGTCGCGCAGGGCCAAGCGCTGGTGCACGCCGAAGCGGTGCTGCTCGTCGACGATGGCCAGGGCCAGATCCTGGAATACCACCGCCTCCTGCATCAGTGCATGGGTACCGACCACCACCTGCGCTTCGCCGCTGGCGACCTGCTCCATCACCTTGGCGCGCGCCTTGCCGGTGACCTTCCCGGCCAGCCAGGCGATGCGCACGCCCAGCGGTTCCAGCCAGCCGCGCAGGTTGTTGAGATGCTGTTCGGCCAGCAGTTCAGTCGGCGCAGCCAGCGCGACCTGCTTGCCCTGCTCCACCGCCAGCATGGCGGCCAGCGCGGCGACCACGGTCTTGCCGGAACCCACATCGCCCTGCACCAGCCGCAGCATCGGGCTGGGGCGTGCGAGGTCTTCGCGGATCTGCTTGAACACCCGCGCCTGCGCACCGGTCAGCGCGAATGGCAGCTGCTTCAGCAGCGCCTTGGCCAGCTTGCCAGGACCGGCCAGCGGCGGTGCATGGTGTGCCTGCAAGGCAATGCGCTGGCGGCGCAGGCTGAGGTGATGGGCCAGCAGTTCTTCCATCGCCAGGCGGCGCTGCGCCGGGTGGGTGCCGGCGGCCAGCGCGGCCAGGTCGGCATCTGGTGGCGGCCGGTGCACGGTCAGCAGCGCGCTGCGCAGTGACGGCAGGCCAAGGCCATCCAGCCAGCCGCTGGGCAGCAGTTCCAGCGTGCTTTCCTCGGGCAGTCGATCCAGGGCCTGGCCGATCAGCTTGCGCATGGTCATCGGGCCGACGCCTTCGACGGTGGGATACACCGGGTCGAGGCGGTCGCCGAGTTCGGGATCGTCGTTGCGGCCCAGCACCTGGTAGCTGGGGTGGACGATTTCCAGGCCGAGGTGGCCAGGCTTGGGCGTGCCAAAGCAGCGCAGTCGGTTGCCGACTGCGAACTGGCCGACCTGCTGCTGGCGGAAATGGAAGAAGCGCAGCACCAGGCTGCCCTGCCCTTCGTCTTCCACGGCGACCTTCAGCATCGGCCGGTAGCGCATGCCGCGCTCGACCGCGACCACCCGCACTTCCACCTGCGCCGGTACGCCCGAACGCAGGTCTTCGATGCGGGTCAGCCGGGTCCGGTCTTCATAGCGCAGCGGCAGGTGAAGCCAGAGATCCTGCAGGGTGGCCAGGCCACGCGCCTGCAGTTTGGCGGCCACAGCCGGACCGACGCCCGCGAGCATCGCCAGGGATGCTTCGCCGGACGGTGACAGTACCGGAGTGACCGCCGCCTTGCGTGCCACGTGGCGGTCAGTCGATGACCATCACCGCGTCGACCTCGAAGTTGGCGCCCTTCGGCAGGCCGGAGACTTCGATGGTGGAACGGGCCGGGTACGGGGCCTGGAAGTAGTCCTGCATGACCGCGTTGACCTTGGCGAACTCGCCCAGGTCGGTCAGGTACAGGCCCAGACGCACAACCTTGTCCAGCGAGCCGCCGGCGGCTTCGGCCACGGCCTTGAGGTTGTCAAAGGCGCGACGGGCCTGCGCTTCGACGTCGCCGGCGCCGACGATGTCGCCGGTGGCCGGGTCGAGCGGGATCTGGCCGGAGAAGTACACGGTGTTGCCGGCGCGCACGGCCTGCGAGTACGGGCCGATGGCGGCGGGGGCCTTTTCGGTGTTGATGATCTGGCGGGACATGGGTCGCTCCGGTGCTTGGGGGAAAACAGAGCGGTGATTGTACCGGGTGGGGCTGCATCCACGCATTGCGTGGATCTACCGCGCCGCTTCGGTAGTGCCGGCCGCTGGCCGGCAACCCCATGAACGTCGGAAGCAACGCGAAGTTGCCGGCCAGCGGTCGGCACTACCGGGAACATCCACGCTTGGCATGGATCTACTGCGATGCAACCGGTAGCGACGGGCCATTCCCGGCGAGTGCGCAATCATCCACGCATGGCGTGGATCTACTGGCGGCGTACCGACTGCACGACCGACAGGCGGCGCAGGCGGCGCATCACTTCGGCCAGGTGGTTGCGGTCGCGTACCTGGATGTTGAACGCCAGCACGGCAGCGTTGAAGTCGCGGTCCAGGTAGTCCACGCGCTCGATGTTGGAATGGCTCTGCGCGATGGCGGCGGCCAGCTGCGCCAGCACGCCGGTGCCGTTCTCCACTTCCACCACCAGCGAGGTGTCGTAGTCGCCGGAGACGGTGGTATCCCAGCCGATCGGCACCCAGCGCTCGGGCGACTTGCGCAGCTCGGCCAGGTTCGGGCAGTCCATGCGGTGCACCACGATGCCCTTGCCGGCGGTGTGGTAACCCATGATCTCGTCGCCGGGAATCGGCTGGCAGCAGCCAGCGAAGGTGACCACGCCACGCTCGCTGCCATTGATCAGGATCTTCTCCTGCGAATGGTGGCGCGAGTGCGGGCCGCCACGCAGTTCGGCGTAGGCCATCAGCGCCTGCGCGGCCTGGGTCGGCATCCAGTTGCCCAGTGCGACCTCGGCCAGCAGCGCCTCCAGGCGCGGGAAGCGGTGTTCGGCCAGGAACGCATCCAGGCGCCCCTTCGGCAGCCGCTCCAGCGACGAATCCATCGCTTCCAGCGCACGGTCGAGCATGCGATGGCCCAGCTGCACGGCGTCTTCGTGCTCCAGCTGCTTGAGCTGGTGGCGGATGGCGGTGCGCGCCTTGCTGGTGACCACGAATTCCAGCCACTGCGGTTTCGGCGTGGCCGAGCGTGCGGTGATGATCTCCACCGACTGCCCGGACACCAGCTTGGTGCGCAGCGGCACCAGTTTCTTGTCCACGCGCGAGGCCACCGCCATGTTGCCGACATCGGTATGCACGGCGTAGGCGAAATCGAGCGCGGTGGAATTGCGCGGCAGGGCCAGGATCTTGCCCTTCGGCGTGAACAGGTAGACCTCGTCCGGGAACAGGTCGACCTTGACGTTGTCGAGGAATTCCAGCGAGGACCCGGCAGCACGCTGCGAATCGATCAGTTCGACGATCCAGGCGTGCGCGCGGCTCTGCGCGCTGTTGGGCGAATCGCCACCGAACTTGTAGGTCCAGTGCGCGGCCACGCCGCGTTCAGCGATCAGGTCCATTTCCTCGGTACGGATCTGCACTTCGATCGGCGAGCCATACGGCCCGAACAGCACCGTGTGCAGCGACTGGTAACCGTTGGCCTTGGGAATGGCGATGAAGTCGCGGAAGCGACCATCCAGCGGCTTGAAGGTGGCATGCACCGAGCCCAGCGCGTGGTAGCAGCTGGGCACGCTGCGCACGACCAGGCGGAAGCCGAACACATCCATCACCTGGTCGAAGGATTTGTTCTCGTCGCGCATCTTGTTGTAGATGCTCCACGGGGTCTTGATGCGGCTGATCAGCCGATGCTCGATCCCCTCCTTGGCCAGGCGCTGTGACAGCTGCACTTCCACCTGCGCCATCGCCTCGCGGCGCACCACCGGCTGGCTGCGGATGTGTTTTTCGATGATGGCGTGGCGCCACGGGTACAGCGCCTTGAACCCCAGGTTCTGCAACTCGCTCTTGACCAGGCTCATGCCCAGGCGCTGGGCGATGGGCGCGTAGATCTCCAGCGTCTCGCGGGCGATGCGGCCGCGCGCTTCGCGGCTCTGCGCGCCCAGCGTGCGCATGTTGTGCAGGCGGTCGGCCAGCTTGATCATGATCACGCGCAGGTCGCGCGACATCGCCAGCAGCATCTTGCGGAAGCTCTCGGCAGCCGCTTCCTGGCGGTCGCGGAACTTCAGCTTGTCCAGCTTGGTGACGCCGTCGACCAGTTCGGCCACGGCTTCGCCGAACTCGGCAGCCAGTGCCTCACGGGTCAGCGGGGTGTCTTCGATGGTGTCGTGCAGGATCGCGGCAATCAGCGCTTCCACGTCCAGGCCGAGCTCGGCCAGCACCTGGGCCACGGCCACCGGATGGGTGATATAGGGCTCGCCCGACTTGCGCGTCTGCCCAGCATGCGCGGAGGCTCCGACTTCCCAGGCACGGCGCAACAGCGGCAGCTGTTCCGGCGGCAGGTAATGGGCGGCGCGTTCAAGCTGGAGGACGTAGTCGGGTACGGCGGCAGCGGGGGCTGCGGCGACCTTGGCAGTGGGGCCTGGGTTCATGCCCGCAGCCTATTCCAGCGCGACGTTTACGGCAAATCCTGAATGCGAAACAGCCCGCACGGGGCGGGCTGTTTCGGCACATCCAACGATTACGTTGATCGATGCGATCAATCGTCGTTCTTGGACATGTCTTCGTCGGCGACCACTTCCGCAGCAGCCCACTCCAGCGCTTCGCGCTCGGCGCGCTCACGCTCGGCCTTCTCGACTTCGTCGATCAGCGCGTTGTCGATCTTGCGGGCGGCGATTTCGCGCAGCGCCAGCACGGTCGGCTTGTCCTCGGTCTCGCTGTTGTCCAGCGTGGCCTGCACGCCGTTGGCGAGCTGGCGGGCACGCTTGGAAGCCATCATGACCAGTTCGAAACGGTTGTTAACGACTTCCAGGCAATCTTCTACGGTGATGCGGGCCATACGGGCTCCCGGCGACCGGTCGGCCGCTCAGTCGAATGAGGGAAAGGGGACGGAGTGTACTGGCAGGGGCTGGACAAAATCAAGCCAACCCCTACCCGATTCTTTTGGAATCAGTCAGTTGCGCCCGGATCAGGGGTCAGCAGGGCCTGGATCAGGCCGGCGTGGCGGACCTTCTGGGCCTCCCGGCGCAGGCGGCTGGCGGTGAAGATGGCGCACAGCTCGTCCACGGCGGTGTCGAACACCTCGTTGACGATCACGTAGTCGAACTCGTTGAAGTGCAGCATTTCATCGCGGGCCGCACCCAGGCGCTGGGCGATGACCGCCTCGCTGTCCTGGCCGCGCTTGCGCATGCGGTCCTGCAGGGCCTGCTTTGACGGCGGCAGGATGAACACGGTGACCGTGCCCGGCACCAGCTGGCGCACCTGCTGCGCGCCCTGCCAGTCGATCTCCAGCAGCACGTCCTGGCCGGCGGCCAGCTGCGGTTCCACCGACTGGCGGGCGGTGCCCTTCCAGTCGCCGTGCACCCAGGCATGCTCGAAGAAGTCGCCGGCGGCGATCATTTCCTCGAACTTCTCCGCAGAGACGAAATGGTAGTGCTGGCCGTTCACCTCACCCGGGCGCATCGCGCGCGAGGTGAAGGAGATCGACAGGGCGATCTGCGGGTCACGCGCCAGGGTGGCATTGACGATGCTGCTCTTGCCGGCGCCGGACGGGGCCGCAACGATGTACAGCGTGCCGCGCGCAACGGCGTCCGACGGCTTCGATGGGGCGCTCATGCGGGGGATCCAACGGGTTGATTTCGCAAGATTTTTCCTCGGTGTTCCAGATCCGGCGCGGAGGATCGCGCCAGGACGGCGGGGGCTGCGCGGAACATCCTGGAACCAGGCCCGGCAGACGCTTCCCCGGGGTGCGGGCACGCAACTTTACCAGAGCGGCCCCTTTGCGCGCCCGTCCGGCAGGCGCCGGGCCTTGTGCCACATGGGCATCCGGGGGCCTGTGCTATAACCGGGCCGTACCCAACGACAGCCCGGAGGCCTGCGCCTCCCCGCCATCCCAGGAGAACGGCATGCCATCGATGAGCCGCCGCCAGTTCCTGAAAGTGACCGGGACAACCCTGGTCGGCTCCAGTCTGGCATTGATGGGCTTCGCGCCCGGCATCGCGCTCGCGGAGGTCAGGCAGTACAAGCTGACCCGCGCGACCGAGACCCGCAACACCTGTACCTACTGTTCGGTGGCCTGCGGCATCCTGATGTACAGCCTCGGCGATGGCGCCAAGAACGCCGAGCCGAGCATCTTCCATATCGAGGGCGACCCGGACCATCCGGTCAACCGCGGCACGCTGTGCCCGAAGGGTGCGGGCCTGGCCGACATCATCCACAGCAAGTCGCGCCTGCTCTACCCCGAGTACCGGGCGCCGGGCTCGAACGAGTGGAAGCGGCTGAGCTGGGACGATGCGCTGGACCGCATCGCGCGGCTGATGAAGGAAGACCGCGATGCCAACTTCGTGCAGAAGAACGAAGCCGGGCAGACGGTCAACCGCTGGCTGACCACCGGCATGCTGGCAGCCTCGGCCACCAGCAATGAAACCGCGGTGCTGACCCACAAGGTCGTCCGCTCCCTTGGCATGTTGGCATTCGACAACCAGGCACGTGTCTGACACGGCCCGACGGTGGCAGGTCTTGCCCCGACGCTAGGCCGTGGTGCGATGACGAATCACTGGGTCGACATCAAGAATGCCGACCTGATCCTGATCATGGGTGGCAATGCCGCCGAGGCGCATCCGTGCGGGTTCAAATGGGTGACCGAGGCCAAGGCACACAACAAGGCCCGGCTGATCGTGGTCGATCCGCGCTTCAACCGCTCGGCCGCGGTGGCCGACGTGTACGCGCCGATCCGTACCGGCACCGACATCGTGTTCCTGGGCGGCCTGATCAACTACCTGTTGACGGAGGACCGCATCCAGCACGAGTACGTGCTGAATTACACCGACATGTCGTTCCTGGTGAAGGACGAATTCGCCTTCAAGGACGGCCTGTATTCGGGGTACAACGAAGAGAAGCGCAGCTACGACCGTTCCAGCTGGGACTATGCGTACGGTGACGATGGCTTCGTGCGCAGCGACCCGACGCTGAAGGACCCGCGCTGCGTCTACACCCTGCTCAAGCAGCACTACGCGCGCTACACCGTGGAGATGGTCGAACGCATCTGCGGCACGCCCGCCGACAGCATCCGCCAGGTCTGGGAGATGATCGCGTCCACCGCCGGCAAGGACAAGGCGATGACCATCCTGTACGCGCTGGGCTGGACGCAGCACTCGGTGGGTGCGCAGAACGTGCGCGCCGGCACCATGGTGCAGCTGCTGCTGGGCAACATCGGCGTGGCCGGTGGTGGCATGAACGCGCTGCGCGGGCATTCCAACATCCAGGGCCTGACTGACATCGGCCTGATGTCCGACCTGCTGCCCGGCTACCTGACGCTGCCGAAACAGGACGAGCAGGACTACGACGCCTACATCGCCAAGCGCACGCAGAAGCCCCTGCGCGCCAACCAGATGTCGTTCTGGCAGAACTACCCGAAGTTCCACGTCAGCCTGATGAAGTCGTGGTGGGGCGACGCCGCCACCGCCGACAACAACTGGTGCTTCGACCACCTGCCCAAGCTCGACAAGCCGTACGACATGCTGCAGGCGTACGAGCTGATGAACGAGGGCAAGATCCACGGCTACATCTGCCAGGGCTTCAATCCGCTGGCCTCGGCGCCGAACAAGGGCAAGCTGATCAGTGCGTTCTCCAAGCTGAAATTCATGGTCAGCATGGATCCGCTGGAAACCGAGACCATCGCCTTCTGGCAGAACCATGGCGCACTGAACGACGTCGACCCGAGCACGATCCAAACCGAAGTGTTCCGCCTGCCGACCACCTCCTTCGCCGAGGAGAACGGCGCGGTGGTGAACTCCTCGCGCTGGCTGCAGTGGCACTGGAAGGGGGCCAATCCGCCGGGCGAAGCGCGCAGCGACATCGAGATCATGTCCGAGCTGTTCCATCGCATCAAGGCGATGTACGAGAAGGACGGCGGTGCATGGTGGGAGCCGGTGCGCGACCTGGCCTGGAAGTATTCCAACCCGGAACTGCCGACGCCGGAAGAACTGGCGATGGAATACAACGGCAAGGCGCTGGCCGACGTGTTCGATCCGAAGGACCCGACCAAGCTGGTGCGCAAGGCCGGCGAGCAGCTGGCCGCGTTCGGCGACCTGCGCGACGACGGCAGCACCTCCTCCGGCTGCTGGATCTACATCGGTGCCTGGGGCCCGACTGGCAACATGATGGCGCGGCGTGACAACAGCGACCCTACCGGCATCGGCAACACGCTGGGCTGGGCATGGGCATGGCCGGCCAACCGCCGCGTGATGTACAACCGCGCTTCGTGCGACGTGGCTGGCCAACCATTCGATCCGCGCCGCACGCTGCTGGCATGGAACGGCAAGAACTGGGGCAGCGTGGACGTGCCGGACTTCAAGGCCGACGAAGATCCTGCCGGCGGCATGGGTCCGTTCATCATGAACCCGGAAGGCATCGCCCGCTTCTTCGCCAAGGCCGGCATGGCCGAGGGACCGTTCCCAGAGCACTACGAGCCGTTCGACACGCCCCTGCGCAGCAACCCGCTCAGCCCCGGCCAGACGTTGACGCTGAACAACCCGGCAGCACGCGTGTTCGCCAGTGACCGTGCCCAGATCGGTTCGCCGGATGAATTCCCGCATGTGGCCACCACCTACCGCCTGACCGAGCATTTCCACTTCTGGACCAAGCACGGCAAGCTCAACGCGATCATCCAGCCCGAGCAGTTCGTCGAGATCGGCGCGGCGTTGGCCGACGAGCTGGGCATCAACAACGGCAGCCGCGTGCGGGTCAGCTCCAAGCGCGGCCACATCGAAGCGGTGGCCATGGTGACCAAGCGCATCAAGGCCCTGCAGATCGATGGCCGGACCGTGCACCAGGTGGGCGTGCCGATCCACTGGGGCTTCCTCGGTGCAGCCAAGCCCGGATACATCGCCAATACGCTGACCAACGCCATCGGTGACGGCAACTCGCAGACGCCCGAATCGAAGTGCATCCTGGTCAAGGTCGAGAAGGTGTAGGAGACACGCCATGTCACTGCAATCCCTGGACATCATCCGCCGCTCGGCCACCACCACGCCTTCGCCAGAGGCGCGTGGCGCGCACACCGGCCAGGTCGCCAAGCTGATCGATGTGAGCAAGTGCATCGGCTGCAAGGCCTGCCAGGTCGCCTGCATGGAGTGGAACGACCTGCGCGACGAGGTCGGCAGCTGCGTCGGCAGCTATGACAACCCGCCCGACCTGAGCGAACAGTCGTGGACGGTGATGAAGTTCCGCGAGTACGAGGACGAGAAAGGCAAGCTGGAGTGGCTGATCCGCAAGGAAGGCTGCATGCACTGCAGCGATCCGGGCTGCCTGAAGGCCTGCCCGTCGCCGGGCGCGATCATCCAGTACGCCAACGGCATCGTCGACTTCCAGGAAGAGAACTGCATCGGCTGCGGCTACTGCGTGACCGGTTGCCCGTTCGACGTGCCGCGCATCTCCAAGAAGGACCACAAGGCCTACAAGTGCACGCTGTGTTCGGACCGGGTGGCGGTAGGCCAGGAACCGGCGTGCGTGAAGACCTGCCCGACCGGTGCGATCACCTTCGGCAGCAAGCAGGCGATGACCGAGCACGCGGCTGGACGCGTGGAAGACCTGAAATCGCGCGGCTACGAGAATGCTGGCCTGTACGACCCGCAGGGCGTTGGCGGCACCCACGTGATGTACGTGCTGCAGCATGTGGACAAGCCGGAGCTGTACGCCGACCTGCCCAAGGACCCGCGCATCAGCCCGATGGTGGAGGTCTGGAAGGGCGTGGCCAAGCCGCTGGGCGTGCTGGCGATTGCCGCCACCGCCTTCGCCGGCTTCCTGCATTACATCGGCATCGGCCGCAACACGGTCAATGACGAGGAAGAAGAGGAAGCCGAGCACGAGGCGAAGAAGATCGAAGAGGAGCAGCGGCCATGAAGTACGCCCCGCACCCGCGGCAGATCATCCGCTACCGCGCGCCGACCCGCATCAATCATTGGATCGTGGCGATCTGCTTCGTGCTGACGGCACTGTCCGGGCTGGCGTTGTTCCACCCTGCCCTGTTCCCGTTGACCCAGCTGTTCGGTGGCGGACCATGGACGCGCATCCTGCATCCGTTCATCGGGCTGGCCATGGTGGTGGGTTTTGCGCTGCTGGCTTTCCGTATGTGGCGCGACAATCTGCCAACCGCCGACGATGGCAAGTGGATGCGCGGCATGCGTGATGTGCTGCGCAACGAGGACGAAAAGCTGCCGCCGGTGGGCCGCTTCAATGCCGGCCAGAAGCTGCTGTTCTGGGCCATCATCGGTTGCCTGTCGGCGCTGCTGCTGACCGGCTTCGTGATCTGGCGGCAGTACTTCAGCCACTTCTTCCCGATCGGGCTGATCCGCTTCTCGGTGCTGGCCCACGCGCTGTTTGGCTGGGTGCTGGTCTGCGCGATCGTGGTGCACATCTATGCGGCGATCTGGATCAAGGGCTCGGTGCGGGCGATGACCCAGGGCAAGGTGACCTATGGGTGGGCGTACAAGCACCACCGGCAGTGGTTCCGGGACATCCTGCGCGGGCGTCGGGAACAGGGTTAGCGGCAGGGCCTGCGGCCCTGCACCCGCCTCAAGCCAAGGCAACAGCAACAGCTGCTATCCGTGGGATGGCGGGGTGGGTCCGGTTGCGGGGGACGCCGTAAACCCGTCCATGGGGGCTTGGCCGCGGCATCCATGCCGCGGACACCCCCGCAACCGGACCCACCCCGCCTTCGACAGTTTCCCGGTGCTGTTGGTGGGTGTCGACCTTGGTCGACACGATGAACACGGCAACAACCGATGGGGTCAGATCCGTTTTCCTATGGAAAACGGATCTGACCCCAAGCATTCAAATGGCCGGCTGTGCGCTGGACGCCGGCGCCTACAACGGCGAGGATGGAGGCTGGTTCTTCTGGCTGGCCCTGCATGGCGCAACGCATCCTTGAACCCGGTGAGATCGAGACGCTCGCCTCGCGCGACGTGCCGCGCATCATCCTGCCCGATACCGAGTCACTGTTCGCTACGCGCGCGGCGCGCCTGCGCAGCCTGGCCGCGCACAGTGCCATCGGCGGCTACCTGCAACTGCTGGCGGCGCTGGCCGATGCACAGCAGGCGCTGCTGGAGGAATTGACACCGCAGCAATGCGAGGCGCTGCAGGTTCAGGCGCGCGCGCAGCAGTCGAGTGCGGCCGCCAGTGCCGGCATGCCGTTGCGGCCAGCCAACACACTGCAACTGGATGGGCGCTGGCGCGACTGGCTGCGCACGATGTGCCAGCACTGTGCCGACGAAGCCGGGCTGCCGGTGGAAACCCGGCAGGAGCTGCTGCGCGTGGCCACTGCCGATGACGCCTGGCTGGATGCACAGGCTCACGCTGTGCTGGAACGCGATGACGCGCCCTCGGTCGACGCAGTCGCTGCGCTGCTGGTGATGAACGCATTGCAGGTGTACTGGACAGTGCTGGCGGCCAGCTTCCGCCCCACCGACCTGAAGCCGCTGGCCGATGCGCCGGGGCTATGCCCGCTGTGCGGCACCCTGCCCGTGACCAGCGTGGTGCAGGCTCGTCCGCCCTACGCCTCCTACCGCTACCTGTCGTGCTCGCTGTGCGCCTGCCAGTGGCACTACGTGCGCGTGCAGTGCAGCCAGTGTGGTGCCGCCGGCAAGGACATCGCCTACCGCGCCCTGGCCGATGCCGACGGCGATACCGGCCAGGCCGTGCGCGAGAGCGCGGTGCGCGCGGAAACCTGCGACCACTGCCACAGCTACCGCAAGATCTTGTATCTGGAAAAGGACCCGTCACTGGAACCGGTGGCCGATGACCTCGGCACGCTGGCGCTGGACCTGCTGCTGGGCGAGGAAGGCTACGCGCGTGCCAGCCAGAATCCACTGCTGTGGCAATCCGACAGCGACTGACCGATGCCACGCACGCCCCGCACCCCGGCATCGGCCGCCGCCCTGCCTTCGCTGGACAAGCTGCTGCGCCTGCCGGCGCTGTCGGCACTGATCGAAGATCACGGTCGCAGCCGCATCACCCTGCTGCTGCGTTCGCACCTGCAGGTGCTGCGTGATCGCATTGGCGCCGCGCAGCTCTCGACCGGACAGCTGCAGCAGGCCATTGAGGGCCCGGCTCTGGTCGCGGCGCTCGACGCCGCCCTTGCCGCCGATGCACGGCTGGACCTGCAGCCGGTGTTCAACCTGACCGGCACCGTGCTGCATACCAACCTGGGCCGCGCGCTGTTGCCCGATGCTGCCGTGCAGGCGGTCACCCGCGCGATGACCGCGCCGGTCGATCTGGAATTCGACATCACCCGCGGCCGCCGCGGCGACCGCGATGCACGGGTCCAGGCGCTGGTCTGCGAGCTGACCGGCGCCGAAGCCGCCACCGTGGTCAACAACAATGCCGCGGCGGTCCTGCTGCTGCTCAACAGCCTGGCCAACCGCCGCGAGGTGGTGGTATCGCGCGGCGAACTGGTGGAGATCGGCGGTGCCTTCCGCATTCCCGATGTGATGCGCAGCGCCGGTGCGCGGCTGCTGGAAGTGGGTACCACCAACCGCACCCACCCCGCCGACTTCGCCCATGCCATCGGCGCGCGCACCGCACTGCTGATGGAAGTGCATGCCAGCAACTACGCGATCACAGGTTTCACTGCCAAGGTCGACACCGCTGCGATGGCGGCCATCGCGCACGACCA
The sequence above is a segment of the Stenotrophomonas maltophilia genome. Coding sequences within it:
- the recG gene encoding ATP-dependent DNA helicase RecG, which gives rise to MARKAAVTPVLSPSGEASLAMLAGVGPAVAAKLQARGLATLQDLWLHLPLRYEDRTRLTRIEDLRSGVPAQVEVRVVAVERGMRYRPMLKVAVEDEGQGSLVLRFFHFRQQQVGQFAVGNRLRCFGTPKPGHLGLEIVHPSYQVLGRNDDPELGDRLDPVYPTVEGVGPMTMRKLIGQALDRLPEESTLELLPSGWLDGLGLPSLRSALLTVHRPPPDADLAALAAGTHPAQRRLAMEELLAHHLSLRRQRIALQAHHAPPLAGPGKLAKALLKQLPFALTGAQARVFKQIREDLARPSPMLRLVQGDVGSGKTVVAALAAMLAVEQGKQVALAAPTELLAEQHLNNLRGWLEPLGVRIAWLAGKVTGKARAKVMEQVASGEAQVVVGTHALMQEAVVFQDLALAIVDEQHRFGVHQRLALRDKGAGAHNVPHQLVMTATPIPRTLAMSEYADLDVSAIDELPPGRTPVQTVALNNDRRPELIERIALACEEGRQVYWVCTLIEESEELDATPAQATYESLQALLPGVRVGLVHGRLKAAEKLATMVAFKAGEIDLLVATTVIEVGVDVPNASLMVIENAERLGLAQLHQLRGRVGRGSAVSRCVLLYQAPLSQMARERLQTMRETNDGFVIAEKDLELRGPGELLGTRQTGLAGFRIADLARDAGLLPGVHALAERLLDQQPALADRVVQRWIGTAVRYASA
- a CDS encoding RidA family protein, with translation MSRQIINTEKAPAAIGPYSQAVRAGNTVYFSGQIPLDPATGDIVGAGDVEAQARRAFDNLKAVAEAAGGSLDKVVRLGLYLTDLGEFAKVNAVMQDYFQAPYPARSTIEVSGLPKGANFEVDAVMVID
- a CDS encoding RelA/SpoT family protein — encoded protein: MNPGPTAKVAAAPAAAVPDYVLQLERAAHYLPPEQLPLLRRAWEVGASAHAGQTRKSGEPYITHPVAVAQVLAELGLDVEALIAAILHDTIEDTPLTREALAAEFGEAVAELVDGVTKLDKLKFRDRQEAAAESFRKMLLAMSRDLRVIMIKLADRLHNMRTLGAQSREARGRIARETLEIYAPIAQRLGMSLVKSELQNLGFKALYPWRHAIIEKHIRSQPVVRREAMAQVEVQLSQRLAKEGIEHRLISRIKTPWSIYNKMRDENKSFDQVMDVFGFRLVVRSVPSCYHALGSVHATFKPLDGRFRDFIAIPKANGYQSLHTVLFGPYGSPIEVQIRTEEMDLIAERGVAAHWTYKFGGDSPNSAQSRAHAWIVELIDSQRAAGSSLEFLDNVKVDLFPDEVYLFTPKGKILALPRNSTALDFAYAVHTDVGNMAVASRVDKKLVPLRTKLVSGQSVEIITARSATPKPQWLEFVVTSKARTAIRHQLKQLEHEDAVQLGHRMLDRALEAMDSSLERLPKGRLDAFLAEHRFPRLEALLAEVALGNWMPTQAAQALMAYAELRGGPHSRHHSQEKILINGSERGVVTFAGCCQPIPGDEIMGYHTAGKGIVVHRMDCPNLAELRKSPERWVPIGWDTTVSGDYDTSLVVEVENGTGVLAQLAAAIAQSHSNIERVDYLDRDFNAAVLAFNIQVRDRNHLAEVMRRLRRLSVVQSVRRQ
- the rpoZ gene encoding DNA-directed RNA polymerase subunit omega — protein: MARITVEDCLEVVNNRFELVMMASKRARQLANGVQATLDNSETEDKPTVLALREIAARKIDNALIDEVEKAERERAEREALEWAAAEVVADEDMSKNDD
- the gmk gene encoding guanylate kinase — encoded protein: MSAPSKPSDAVARGTLYIVAAPSGAGKSSIVNATLARDPQIALSISFTSRAMRPGEVNGQHYHFVSAEKFEEMIAAGDFFEHAWVHGDWKGTARQSVEPQLAAGQDVLLEIDWQGAQQVRQLVPGTVTVFILPPSKQALQDRMRKRGQDSEAVIAQRLGAARDEMLHFNEFDYVIVNEVFDTAVDELCAIFTASRLRREAQKVRHAGLIQALLTPDPGATD